The nucleotide window atcgaaaaaataaaatgaccttttaGTCATAATTTTGTACTGAgcctgggtggggagagaggatgGATGTGTGGTGTGCACGCAGTGTGACCgtctcttctcttccctcacaGTTTCCCAAGCATCTTTAATTGTAGCCACAGAATTTTTTGAGTAGAGAAACTATCTTCTGGAGAtctcagttaaaatataaatgttaattaaGAGAAGTAACATTAAAccaatggttttctttttttttttaaaagatttatttatttatttgaaagagttacacagagagaggagaggcagagagagagagagagagagagaggtcttccatctgatggtttgctccccaattggccgccacagtggagctgcgccgatccaaagccaggagccaggagcctcctctgggtcttccacgcaggtgcaggggcccaagggcctgggccatcctccactgctttcccaggccgtaacagagagctggctcagaagtggagcaggtgggactagaactggcacccatatgggatgccaacaccccaggccagggcattaacccgctgagctacagcaccggccccaaaccaATGGTTTTCAAATGATTTTGATCATGGCCTCCCACtggaaataattattaaaatattttttaaaaaattatatgacaacacatttcacatatttcatataaacagtttTGATTTTAATGTGAGTCCTTAGagtattaatttatgtatttaacaataaaataaaacactttaaaatgtttCCATCATAATTTTGCAGGTTTGGACAATTTCTTTGCACACATAATGGGACTTTCATTTTGtcctaaaaatttatttcatactATGAATAGAAATGTTAgcccttccctttttcttttgtttgagaGACTGCATTTACATTATTAGTATGAGTTTCTCTGCAAGAATCATTTTCAACTGTTAGATCATTCTATAAAGGTTGATTTAGTTACCAGTGATTGCATAGTTTGTCAAGCCACTTAATCAGGCCTAGGTGAACTGCAGAAGGCACAGTGCAATCAAAGTCAAGTACTTGCTTTGAGGAGCTTGTGTTCATTCGTTTAACCTGGGAGGCTCTCATTCTCCCCTCAGAACACCTCAGGAATTGTACATGGTTTCTGACAGGTGGATCTAATAAGAGTACCTTCGTCAATCTGTCTAGAACAGtagttctgttttatttattttttagataaaaATAGAGGTTTTAATAGTCTCTTGGTCAACACTTAGCATTCTCTACATTGCAGAATATTTGATTAATTACTTACCCTGAATTTTAATATTAGAGTAGGTTACTTGGAAGAAATCAGGAGTAgttaaacagaatttttttttccatgatagTTTTGAAAGCTGGGTAAGAGCATTTGAGATTATTTTGGATGGGACTACCAAGGGGAAGGTGGCAACCTCATCTGAATCACAGGTTTTTGTTGTGCATTTATTATGTTTCTAGAAACCAGGGAAACAAGGAAGAACAGTGCATGTCTTAGGCTTTCAGGAATCTCATAGTCTTTGAGATTTATGAAGAGGTGTTTTGGAAGGTGTGAGAGACAGATGCTATAGATATATATAATGCTGATTCTTCCACATCTTCCTCAGAAATGTATTTGCTATTGCCAGATTGTTCATTTCCTTGGAGACTTCCTGCTGTTGATCCTACTAAATCTGCTATTACATTTGGAGGGTTTTTATGAGTTATCTCTTAAATCAACAAGACTCCACTAGTTTTGTtctatgcatttattatagtacCACCTATACTCTGAACCTCAGTTTGATGTTCCTGAGAAACCAGAGCTGGTAACTTTCAACACCACATTTGGAAAGTTTGGCATTTTCACATGTTTTGATATACTCTTCCATGATCCTGCTGTTACCTTGGTGAAAGATTTCCATGTGGACACCATATTGCTCCCTACAGCTTGGATGAATGTTCTGCCCCTCTTGACAGCTATTGAATTCCATTCAGCTTGGGCCATGGGAATGAGAGTTAATCTTCTTGTGGCCAATACACATCATGTCAGCCTAAATATGACAGGTAATGCATGGCCAGGTGAATCTTGTAGTTTCTACTTTTAAATATAGTGAAACTAATGCCTCAGATATGACCCACCTAAATCTATTGCTTTTTGTCAAGACTCCTCATGTTTTAATTCTTTTACGTGCAAGAAATGAAAAGCTAATGCTTGATTATAACAGCTATGGTTGTGTTAGAAACTTTAtgtgtattatttcatttaatttaacaTCCCAACATACAGAGTAGGAACATTAAGAGATTGAGAATACAAGTAACTTACTGTAGGCTACCCAGATAGCAAGTGGCCAAGCAGGTAACTGAACAGACGCAGGCTCTAAACTGACCAAGACCAGGAAATGTATAGCTTATGCACTGATGTATAACAAATAACCCTAGAAGTTAAAAGTAAATGTGGCTTACAACAATAAACAGTTATCATTTCACAGCCTCTGTTGGTCAGAAATTTGGGAGTGACTTTGATGGGTGGTTCTGGCTCTGGCTGTCTCATCAAGTATAGTGGAGCTGTTAGCTGGGCTTATAGTCATCTGATGGCTTGCCTTGGGCTGCTGGGTTTGCTTCCAGAAGGGCTCACTCACGTGACTTTTGGCAGGAGCTCTCAGTTCCTCAGTGGCTGTTGGTGGGAGGCCCCATTTCTGTTTCTTGCCATTTGCTTCTCTATAGGGCTGCAGGATGTAGTCTGCTGACATGACAGCTGATGTCATCCAGAGTAAATgataagagggagggagagtgggagagagagaaagagggagagagagagagagggagagagagagaaagagggagagagagagaggtagagagggagggaggagagagggagagagagggagagagagaggtagagggggagagagggagagagggaggggggagagggagagagagagggagaggggtagagagggagagagagagaaagagagtcataTTGCTGTTTATGACTGACTCATCATTACCATCACTTCTAACACATTCTGGTCACTTGAAGTGGCTCAACAAGTCCAGCCCACACTCAAGAGAAACAATTAGATCCATCTATTGGAGAGAGGAGTGTTGAagaattttatacaaaaatcGCAATGGtggggaaaaggaaagaattttCTATTACCTTTTCCTACCTTTCAGAaatttctgaatataaagattttaatatttaatttacttttccaCAAGGCTAATACAAAATGCTATTATTTCAAACTTTGAGTTGAGAACATTGAACATTTCTTAATAATTTCTTCTACTGGGAAATAGGAAAAAGAGAAGTAGTTAAATGTTCAATGTAACTGGAAGCCTGTATGTATTCTCCTTATAACTGATACGGTGACCTGATCACATACCCAGTCAGTGTATCTGGTGGGATACTTGGTAGTTTTGGTTTTtctgtgttgttgtttttaacaaGATTTGTCTTCCATTTGCAGGGAGTGGCATCTATGCACCACATTCTCCCAAAGTGTACCACTATGACATGGAAACAGACTTGGGAAAGCTCCTCCTTTCGGAGGTGGATTCACATCCCCAAACCTCTTCTTCCTACCCAACGGCTGTGAATTGGAGTGCCTATGCCATGGCCATCAGACCATTCTCAGTACAGAAAGACACTTTCAGAGGATTTATTTCTCGGGACGAGTTCAATTTTAcagaactttttgaaaatgcagGAAATATTACAATTTGTCAAAAAGAGCTCTGCTGTCATTTAAGCTACAGAATGCTAGAAAAAGAAGCAGATGAAATTTATGTCCTAGGAGCCTTTACAGGATTTCATGGTCGAAGGAGGAGAGAATACTGGCAGGTAAACTCAGCTCAAGAGAAAGGAGTGTTTGGGTGTCAGTAAATTCTAGGTTAAATTCTCGTGCTTGTTCCAGGAAATCAAGTGCTCTTTTGGCATGTTTCCAGGTATTGGCATTaacaatcagtctctctctctctctctctctctctctctctctctctctcatacatactAGGATTAATGAAATATTTGTAATCTGAAATAAGTATTTGTGTAATCTGATTGCTtgtgtacatttaaaataaattattaatctgACCGTGATGGCTTTCTATTTGACTGACAAACTTATTTGGATATTTTGGTAGGCTTCAAGTCTTGGGTTTCCAATGTGTCTGAGCACAAATGGTTTTATTCTCACTTGTAAAATCAACTTAAGTAGAAATGCCACATTTATGctagtttttttcttctaagtaaATGTcttaaacttttaattctttacaaattaaatatttttatgatgtgACTATATTCTAGGTTGTTAGCTAcgaatttgtgttttctttttgtatttcatgCCCTACTATCTTCTAACCAATAGGATATAGAAAAAGAAGTAAGGTGTAGGAATGGTTAACATTTTAGTCATTTGCTCAACTTCACTGCTACTGTTGCCCAAAGATCTGCACTTCAGTAAGCTCAATGCCATCATAGGTTTAAGTCTAATTCTAAAGTGACTTTTTTCTTCAATCTACTTCCTATCCAGGAAGTTCTTACATCACTTCCCTTTTCCAGTAAAGTAGAATATTGTAAAAACATAATTCAAATCCcttcatggagaaagaaaattataccTTGCTGTGGTTAAAAACCAAGTCAACAGTTGTAGTACAAGTAACCTAGATATAACTCATTGCCTTTTATCTGTATCTGGTCCACTTAGGTATGCACAATGTTGAAGTGTAAAACTACTAATCTGACCACATGTGGACGGCCAGTAGAGACTGCTTCTACACGATTTGAAATGTTCTCCCTCAGTGGCACATTTGGAACAGAGTATGTTTTTCCTGAAGTTCTACTCACTGGAATTCATCTATCACCTGGAAAATTTGAAGTAAGGCTTTCAAAGTATTTATCTGGTCACGGAAGCTAAATAGAACAGGCTATGGCAACTCTACTAGCTGAATTTTGCCATGTAACATACTTCCTCAAAACTTAATGGTTGTGGGAGTAGACTGTGGTCTAATGGTTTAGATGCTGATTCCacactggaatacctgggttcaactaTTCCTGGAtcaggctcctgattctagcttcctgctaatccagactctgggaggcagcaggtgaaaatttaaatagttttcttgtcacccacatgggagacctggattggggtTCCCAGcactcagcttcagcctggttcagccttggcttttgtggacatttggggagtaaaatagtggatgggagctctctgtttgcctctttcTCTGACTACctctaaaaatttgtttaaataaaacctCAAACATAATGTCTTTAAATATTGACCATTTTTTCAGCACTGATTTTGTGGATTGGCAATTTGAATTCAGTGTAACGAGGTTGTTTGGTCAAAGACAGGCTCAGTTAATGTTGGCTGCGCTCACTGCATCGGACACTAACCAGTGAATTGCTTGGGGCTGACTAATTTGTGATAGGCTTGTCTTGGATGGCTTAGATAATTGAGGCCTTCTCTCCCTGTGGCCTCCCTTCTTTCAGCAAACCTAGACTTGTTCACATGTCAGTTGAATGACCCCAAGAACATCAAAAATGAAAGTCATCATGGGAAGATTCTTTGCAGAAATCCTCCTGCACCAGATTTTCAAATGTCTCATTAACCACAGGTTGTAGAGAAATAAACCTCTTTATGTGAGGAACTGTAAAACCACATTGCAAAAGAACCTGGGGGGAAGAGTATTTTGTGGTCATCTTTTGCGATTTCTGCCAGCTAATTCTAGTGATGACACTTGGTTGGAAGAACACAACAACATACCCTCAAATTCTGAGCTTGAGGCGCCATTTTTTGAAGGGTATTTGCTTACCAAATTTTAATTGCCGTTGTCACTTGTAGAGACAGAAAATCAGatatttatttcacaaatgaTAGTGGCTGTAACTAAGCTGATATGAAATTAGAATTATGACCCTGTGGGTACatgacacatgcacacatacctacacatattcaattttaaaaattaattagtttatttgagtggcagagttaaagacagagagagatagagacagagacagggagagagagagagagagagagagagatcctccacctgctggttccctcccccaaattaacacaacagccaaagctggaccaattcaaagccaggaaccaggagcttcttccagctctcccatatgggtgctggggcccaagcacagggccatcttccactgttttgccaggccatagcagagagctggattgaaagtggagcagctgggacttgaaccagtacccatactggatgccggcactgcaggtcaaagcttagcccactacaccacagtgcgcaCCCCACAGACTGCAGATTAAAAGTCTGATCAGCACAGGTTTAAATAGAAAGGGTTGGGCAATCATAAAGAAGCTTtgcagggagccagggcagcCTGAGGCAGTGTGCTTCTCCTCTTTAGAGCTAGGGATCTGAAGATCATCCAGGAGGTTACTTCCCTCACAgagaatcaaataaatattttataatttgatttatctatttgagaaagaaagatgcagagagaacaagaaagagagagcactcctTATTTGTTAGTCCAATCACCAAATGCCCATACTAGGGCTCAAATTTGGAACCAGGAATGCTGTCCAGACTACcgaattatttgagccatcatggctgcctcatCAGCAGgaactgaagtcagaagctggagtcaggaatcaaactcagataGCCCAATGTGCAGCACAGATATCTCAGTCCCAGGcttaaaaaagagacaaataaaatcattgaaaattCTGTATTTCTAAAAACTGTTTTCACTGGGAGCATTGCAGAATGTGACTCTTCTGTTAACATATTGTTTCTAGAAAGACCGGTCATAATAATTTAAGTGATAAGTTTTTACAGGCTCACATGTCTTCTTGAGTATTTCCCCAGTGTCATTGACTGACAGACATGCTCCCAGCAAAGATTTCCACATCACTAGAGGAACACACTAATGCAGAGATTTCAGCACTCTTATTTTGTGTTCTTTCCCTACACATCCCTAGATTTATGCTTAAAGGATGGAGTGTTGCTGACCATGCCCACAAATGTGGAAATATCTTGCTTTAACATTTTGGGCAATTCTAGTGTATTATCAGAAGCACTGTCACAGTCTGAACTCTGCAACTAACTAGTTGCATAAGCATAGGAAAGTCACTTAAACTCTGAATTCCCTACCTGTAGGAAAGAATACCGTCTTCACTGGTTTGGTGAGGACCCAATATGATAATGCACGTGAAGGCACTTTGTGAGAAATGAACTACAACAGCTGCCTTCTAGAATATTTGTCTTCTTCCAGTTATGAACTGCCTGTTTCCCAAGTTCCACAGTCTTTCCCATACAAACTGTTCTGCCCAAAACTGAtgggttgattttttaaaaaattttatttaagttatataggTTTCaggtatttcacatatacagttttaggagcatagtgatacttcccagatggattactttttaaagttcttattCTACTTATTGTTGGTCTATTCATGTTTCCCTCTATTAGTCTTCAACTGTTTTGTACTCTTAAATCACCTAAAGAGAATCCTGTGTGCCTTCAGGTGGACCTGGTCATTCATGATTTTCACAACCTGATTTTCACCTTCCTCTGGCCGTGTGGCTTACTCTCTTCTTTGCCAATCTTTGCTCTAGCCAGTGGTGtgctatactttttaaaaattttttatttatttgaaaggttgagagagagagagagagggaaagagagggagagatagagagagggaaagagagagagagagagagagagagagagatttcttattccccaattcattctccaaatgtccatgatagtcaggctgaaaccaggagccccagCTCAGTCAGtatctctcacatgtgtggcagtgactcaagtacttgagctatcacttcctgactcccagggtgaaactagaattggaagtggagtcaagATTCAAACCTtagacattctgatatggtatacaggtgtctcaagtggcggCCTGACTTCTGTCCTGCACTCCCCTAGTGTGCTATAAATTTTAACAACCCACTTactgaggaagaaaagaaaaatcttttttttttaaacttttatttagtaaatataattttccaaagtacagtttatggattacaatgtcttcccccccataccttccctcccacccatacccctcccatctcccactccctctcccattccattcacatcaaaattcattttcaattatctttatatacagaagatcgatttagtatatattaagtaaagatttcatcagtttgcacccacacagaaacacaaagtgtaaaa belongs to Oryctolagus cuniculus chromosome 5, mOryCun1.1, whole genome shotgun sequence and includes:
- the LOC100345689 gene encoding pantetheine hydrolase VNN2 → MITSSFPTRVAVFALISLRVGALDTFVAAVYEHAVVLPKKTETPVSQDDALLLMNKNIDILESAIKQAAGKNAQIIVTPEDALYGWKFTREMIFPYLEDIPDPQVNWIPCQDPHRFGHTPVQARLSCLAKNNSIYVLANIGDKKPCNSHDSTCPYNGYYQYNTNVVYDSEGKLVARYHKYHLYSEPQFDVPEKPELVTFNTTFGKFGIFTCFDILFHDPAVTLVKDFHVDTILLPTAWMNVLPLLTAIEFHSAWAMGMRVNLLVANTHHVSLNMTGSGIYAPHSPKVYHYDMETDLGKLLLSEVDSHPQTSSSYPTAVNWSAYAMAIRPFSVQKDTFRGFISRDEFNFTELFENAGNITICQKELCCHLSYRMLEKEADEIYVLGAFTGFHGRRRREYWQVCTMLKCKTTNLTTCGRPVETASTRFEMFSLSGTFGTEYVFPEVLLTGIHLSPGKFEVLKDGRLVNKNGLSGPVLTVSLFGRWYTKDTLYKSSGTSNSAIPYLLIFIVLMTADFQNIVLL